A single Anopheles arabiensis isolate DONGOLA chromosome X, AaraD3, whole genome shotgun sequence DNA region contains:
- the LOC120905659 gene encoding uncharacterized protein LOC120905659, whose protein sequence is MWSTGRGPSNMWAHRVVLIALCYLIQLAAPTNEIWPVERPDGMPSITALEVMCGKDHMDVHLSFSAPFEGIVSSKGQHSDPRCIYVPPSTGKTFFTFRISYSRCGTKPDLNGQFYENTVVVQYDKDLLEVWDEAKRLRCEWFNDYEKTASKPPMVIADLDVIQLDFRGDNVDCWMEIQQGKGPWAPAVSGIVPLGSTMTLVVAINDFRGEFDMRVKSCVASDGAGHVIKLSDEYGCVLRPKMISRFLKARAPDDKASVITYAFFHAFKFPDALSVHIKCKVEICRHGCLDHCQHSGAPVGAGPAGVPGSAAKQHDLLERKDTLVNQNSNDILAGDSVEDLDSGMNGQDVYYDDIIHTEKHLNQYKKPMPNQPAKKKDSYLQYHHHNREPMDDIESLFLSDHSALSADMMKKQSQGPPGPPVVGGGMPGMPGMGLGPGKYPPQPLQQQQHQMQQKPMPGPGTPMDDDKFPHGPRQMDAEKRMGLPAVAGPRALNLDADDVQNQSYNQAGVRLRQRRSVRVTDRQARSADIGVSGIYDVISEADLAFNPDSKQEAVTVFQGKITEEVVYGICMPVPGFSILFILVISATIISALIAGSLLYRYQLQKEMIANRSQTHNAPMNSIATWMTLRLFRSRHNGPVVGGAAVRPMDLNASSQ, encoded by the exons ATGTGGAGCACGGGTAGGGGTCCTAGCAACATGTGGGCCCATCGAGTTGTACTGATTGCGCTATGCTACCTG ATCCAATTAGCGGCACCGACGAACGAAATATGGCCGGTCGAGCGCCCAGATGGTATGCCCTCGATAACGGCGCTGGAGGTAATGTGCGGCAAGGACCACATGGACGTTCATCTGTCATTCTCGGCACCGTTCGAGGGGATCGTAAGCTCTAAAG GTCAGCATAGCGATCCAAGATGCATCTATGTGCCTCCGTCCACGGGGAAAACGTTCTTCACCTTCCGCATCTCGTACTCGCGGTGCGGCACCAAACCCGACCTGAACGGCCAGTTCTACGAGAACACGGTCGTGGTCCAGTACGACAAGGATCTGCTGGAGGTGTGGGACGAGGCGAAGCGGTTGCGCTGCGAATGGTTCAACGACTACGAGAAGACGGCCTCCAAGCCGCCGATGGTGATTGCTGACCTGGACGTTATTCAGCTAGACTTCCGAG GTGATAACGTGGACTGCTGGATGGAGATACAGCAGGGTAAGGGCCCTTGGGCACCGGCGGTCAGTGGTATCGTGCCGCTCGGCTCCACCATGACGCTCGTCGTGGCGATCAACGATTTCCGCGGTGAGTTCGACATGCGGGTAAAGTCGTGCGTCGCCTCGGACGGGGCCGGCCACGTGATCAAGCTGTCGGACGAGTATGGATGCGTGCTGCGACCGAAGATGATTTCCCGCTTCCTGAAGGCGCGTGCCCCGGACGATAAGGCGTCAGTCATTACGTACGCGTTCTTCCACGCGTTCAAGTTCCCGGATGCGCTGAGCGTGCACATCAAGTGTAAGGTGGAGATTTGCCGTCACGGTTGTTTGGATCACTGCCAGCACAGCGGGGCTCCGGTTGGGGCCGGTCCGGCGGGCGTCCCGGGCAGCGCCGCGAAGCAGCACGATCTGCTGGAGCGCAAGGACACGCTGGTGAACCAGAACAGCAACGACATACTGGCGGGCGATTCGGTGGAAGACCTAGACTCGGGCATGAACGGGCAGGACGTGTACTACGACGATATCATCCACACGGAGAAGCATCTGAACCAATACAAGAAGCCGATGCCGAATCAGCCGGCAAAGAAGAAGGACAGCTACCTGCAGTACCATCACCACAACCGGGAACCGATGGACGATATCGAGTCACTGTTCCTGAGCGACCATTCCGCACTGTCCGCTGACATGATGAAGAAGCAATCGCAGGGACCACCGGGACCACCAGTCGTTGGCGGCGGTATGCCGGGCATGCCCGGCATGGGCCTCGGGCCAGGCAAGTATCCGCCGCAGCcgctgcaacagcagcagcaccagatgCAGCAGAAACCGATGCCCGGTCCGGGCACGCCGATGGATGACGACAAGTTCCCGCACGGGCCGCGCCAGATGGATGCGGAGAAGCGGATGGGGCTGCCGGCCGTCGCTGGGCCGCGCGCGCTCAACCTGGACGCGGACGATGTGCAGAACCAAAGCTACAACCAGGCGGGCGTGCGGTTGCGCCAGCGGCGCTCGGTGCGCGTCACCGACCGGCAGGCCCGTTCGGCCGACATCGGCGTGAGCGGCATCTACGACGTCATCTCGGAGGCGGACCTGGCATTCAACCCGGACAGCAAGCAGGAGGCGGTCACCGTGTTCCAGGGCAAGATTACGGAGGAGGTCGTGTACGGCATCTGCATGCCGGTGCCCGGGTTTAGCATTCTCTTCATCCTCGTCATCTCGGCGACGATCATCTCCGCCCTGATTGCCGGCTCGCTGCTGTACAGATATCAGCTGCAGAAGGAGATGATCGCGAACCGGTCGCAGACGCACAACGCACCGATGAACTCGATCGCCACGTGGATGACGCTGCGTCTGTTCCGGTCGCGACACAACGGCCCGGTGGTTGGTGGGGCCGCTGTGCGCCCGATGGACCTGAACGCCAGCAGCCAGTGA